ACGACCACGCTTTGTCGGGCCGGCGTTGGGATTCGTGCCCCATCTCGTGGAACCATCCCCAATTTCCTTGGGTCTTGAGTTTTTTTAGATCGACCACACCACGGCATTGTTTCTGCGGTCCCTGGGCAGGGTAGCCGGCGTGGAAAAGTCCGACGGAGATTTGCACATCCACATTGACGCGCTCGGGACCGAAGCGGGTGTGTGCCATGCCACCGAGTTCATCGTGCAGGGCGACCACGTGGTCCCAGTATTCTAACAAGGCTGTGGGGTCTTCGATATCGCGAATCCACTCGGATGGAAATGACAGCGCGATGCGATCGCTGACCAGCTCGGCGTAGGGAGCGGGGGCGTGGCGCAGGGAGCTTTTCCAGTCGGAGACCTTGCTTTTTCCTAACACAAAATACGGTGCCACCAGAGCGTTGGAAACCTTGACGTGAAAGGCATCGCCCTTGCGTTGTTGATTGCCGAGATCGATGTAAATGGCGCCGCCGAATGCCGCAGCGACCTGCAGCGTTTTTTGATTCACCGGAAAGCTGCGCGCTGGTGAGCTGGGGAGGCGCAGCAGGGCTTTCTTGAGCGGTATCCGATCGCGGTGGCCGGAGATTTGCACTTTCAGCCCCTGATTCACCCAAGCCTGTGGGAACTCGAGCTGCACTACTTCACCGGGTGCGGCGTAGAGGCCGGTAGCCTGCCAGCGAACCACTGATGGAGAGACCGGAACACTGCGCGTAACGCGGGGGGCGTCATTGGGGATCGGGCCGTAAAGATCGGCCGCGCGGGGGTGGGCGGGCGTTTTGTCGGCAGGGAGGGTGCTGAGATAGTCGCCAGCGATTTTGAGGATGTTTTTAGCTCCGGTTGATTTGACGGATTTCAGCTGCCCCTTGGCATTTTTCCCAATGAGCTGCTGCGATTGCTGATAGCAGGCTTCACTGATGGCCGTCCGCTGATCTTGGCTGAGCTTTCGCCATTCGCGGCGCGAGAACTCGGTGAGCAGCGTTTCTTGGCGGTCCTTGTCGAGCTGGGAAAATTGTTGGATGTCCACGATGATGGCATCGACATCAGGCTTGGCGACCAAGGGGAGGATGCCCAAGGCCGAAATGCAGGCGATTTTTCCGAGTGATAGAGACAGCATATCTCCGATACCTATGAGCTATCGCAGGTATTTCAATCTAACTAAAAAAGACACCCTTGCGCGAATAGAACACAGAGGGGATGCTATATGTCTTTATTGTTGGGCAGAGGCTTCTATGCTGCGGCTTGGCAAATCGAGCCGCATCCATTTTCTCCCACTCACAACGCTTCATGAACCAACCTGCATCCAAATGGCACCACGTCATCCTCATTGCGGGCATCTTGTTGATTGGTATGAACCTTCGGCCGTCGATCACGGCGGTCTCGGCGCTCGCGGAACGCATGTATCAGGACGGACTGAGCCGGGAAACCATCGGCAGTCTGACGGCGATTCCGCTGGTGCTCTTTGGCGTCGTCGGTCTCTGGGCCGGGTGGATGGGCAAGCTGATGGGCTTCGCACGCGCACTGGGCTTAGGCTTATTGCTGATTGCTCTGGGCTGCTGGCTGCGATCGGCACCGGGGCCGATGGAGCTGGTCTGGCGGATGGCGGGGACGATTTTACTAGGCGGCGGCATCGCCCTGGGCAATGTGCTGCTGCCCGGCCTGGTGAAGAGCCGCTACCCGAAGCACGTCGGCGTGCTCACCAGCCTCTATGCCACGGCGATGAACCTTGGCGCGGCCAGTGGTATCGCATTTTCCGTGCCCTTGGCGAATGTCTTGCCGGGCGACTGGCGCGCGGCGATGGCGGCTTGGGGTGTCTTTGCCGCCATGGTGCTGCTGCTGTGGTCGCCGCAAATGCTGGCCCCACCGGCGGCGAGAAAACGTGAGCATCCTCTGGCGGGGGTGTATCGTCTGGCGCGGCAGAAACGTGCCTGGCAGGTGGCAATTTACATGGGGCTGCAATCGTGGGTGTTCTTCTCCGCCGTGGCCTGGCTGCCGACCCTGCTGCAATCGCGCGGGATGGAGGAAATCACCGCGGCGAACTGGGTGGTGACGATGCAGCTGCTAGGCTGTGCCGCCAGCCTGGTGGTGCCCACCTTGGCGGGTCGGTCCGCCTCCCAAACGGTTTGGACTTCCGTCTGCGCGATCACCGCGATCCTCGGCTTGATCGGTGTCGTGTTTCTCCCGGGGATAGGCCAGATTTTGTCGTTACTGCTGCTGGGGCTGGGTTTGAATGCCGGTTTTGGCATGGTGCTTCTGGTCATCGCCCTGCGCAGTGAAAGCCCGGAAGTGGCGGCGAGTTTGTCGTCGATGGCTCAGGCGACAGGTTACCTGCTGTCATCGCCTGGGCCGTGGTTGGTGGGTTTGCTGAGCACCACCTCCGGCGGCTGGACGCTGGCATTTGGCGTGGTGATTTTGATGGCCTGCATCGGAGGCGTCGCCGGGTATTTGTCGGGTCGTCCCGGTGAGCTGTCGTTTAACGAATAAATTTTGCTGCGAGCGGGCTAGATCCCCGCTAACCTTGCCACTCACACAGCCTCAATCCATTTTTCCATGCCAGCCGCCAGCCATTCCATTTACGAAGTTTTCGATCACCAAAAACTGGACCTATTCCTCCACTTGTTAGGAGGTCTCGATGCGTCCGAGTCCGTGCTGGTGCTGGTCCATACCCGCGATGTCCTGCACGAGCTGACCTCCGAGTTAGCGCGCGCCGAGGTTTCGGTGGAGTCGGTGCATGGCAATAAGAAGGCGGAGCTGCGCGATCGGGCGCTGAAGGCCTTTGCCGATGGCTCACTGCGCGTGCTGATCACCACGGATGCCGTCGGGCGGAACCTGGATCTGACGGGCGTGCAGCACGTGATTCGCTACGATTTTCCTGAAAATTCCGAGAGCTACGGCTACTACGCCGAGCTCGCCGCCGGCCAGGTGATCAGCCTGATGCTACCGAAACAGGCGACCCAGCTGGCGAAATTGGAAAGTGCCCACGGCGCGGCAATTCCGCTGCTCATGGCCGAGGGATTCCCCTACGCCAGCCAGCCGGACCACAGCAAGTCGCCACGGAAAAAGGGAGGCAAGGCGAAGGGCATCCGATCGAAGCCGCTGCAGAATAAAAAACCCAAGCTCAAGAACAAGCGGGGCCGCTAGTGGCGCGGTCGTTTAAGCCGGTTTAGATCTCCACTTTTTCAAGGATCTTACCCTCTGGATCGATCAGGCGGAAGGTGACCTTGTGCTGTCCATTTTCGACCCTAAACTCCAGTTCACCGAGGGCCCAGAAGCCAACGCCGCGGTAGGCAAAGAGCTGCGTCGAGCGATCTTTGGCTACGCCGCCGCCGGGAACGCCACCTAGAGCGCCAACGCCGAACTCGATGAGGTCCTTGCCATTGGGACGTTTGATTCGGAAGGCATGGGCACCGTGGCGATCGCCGGAGAAGAGCAGCACTTTTTTGTCCTCCAAGCCGTCGATCAGCTGGTAGATTTCCTCCCGACCTTCACGATCCCAGGTGCCCCAGCTGTCTTTGCCCTGAGAGATGTAATCGCTCCACATAGTGCCACTGCTGATGAGAATGACGGGGGATTGGGACTCCTTGAGAGTTTTTTTGAGCCAGTCGGTTTGGTCTTTTCCGAGGAAGGAATACAGCTGCCCTTGTTTCTCGTGACTGCGGCACGAGCGGGTATCGAGCATGATCAGTTGGGTATCGCCGATGACGGTTTGAAAATAGATGCCCTCGCGTGGGATGTCGCTTTCAGGGTTGTTCCACATGCGTTTCCAGTTCTTCCGCATGGCCTTCACGGGGATGGGGGTGGAGCTTTTCGCGTGATAGTCGCCCGAGGTGTCGTTGCCGAAGTAATCGTGATCGTCCCAGGAGGTATAGGTCGGCACGTTGGCGGCGAGTCGCTGCCAGACCGGGGAGACATCGCGCAGTAGGTAGTCGATGTTGCGCGTGGGGATCGTCTTCCGACCATCCACCGCCAAGTCGCCTAGCAGAACCATGGCGCGGTTGCCGCGTTGCCGCACCATGTCCAGCAGCTCAGGGCGGTGCAGGCCGATCTTGTGGAAGTCGGCGCCGATGGCAATCTTGTAGGAAGCCGCGCTTCCGGCAGCCGGGGCGGTGGTGAACTTGCCGCTGCCGAGTGAGACTCCCTGGTCGTTAAAAATTTCGTAGCTGTAGGCGGTATCGGCTTTCAGTCCGCTGCAAGCCACAGTGTTGATGCGTTTTTTGTCGTCCTGGACGAACTCCTGTTGGCTGCCGGAGGCGCTGAGCACCACCTTGAGGCCAGTGGGCACTGGGCTGTGAACTTTGATGCTGACACCCGAATCGCTGATGGTGCCGAGCATGGGACTGCCGATGATGGCGTGGCCGTATTTCTGACAGACCTTTGCAAGCTGGTCGGCGTCCTCGGCCAAGATGGCCGCGCGTGCCTCGGTGTAGAATGCCTGCACCTCCTTCGGCTGATCTTCGAACTGGTTGAGGATTTTCAAATCGATGACCGTGCGGCCGTCATGGGCTTCTCTCAAGCTCACAAACTTGGGGTCCTTGGGGCCGGGAACTTTGGCAAGGCAGGGTGCGACTGCGGTGCAAGCTGCGAGGAAAACAAACAAAGATTTCATAATGCGCAAGATACTGTGGATCGCTGGCCATTCTTGCACCGGATGCCTGCGCGTTCTCTCACTTGCCAAGTCCGCAGGCTTTCACTAGCGTGCCGACCGTCATGAGAACATTAGCCATCGGAGACATACATGGATGCATCGCCCCCCTGAAACAGCTCTGGGAAGTGATCGATCCCCAACCTGAGGACCGCATTATTTTTATGGGAGATTACGTCGACCGTGGTCCGGATTCCAAAGGGGTGATTGATTTTCTGATCGAGCTGCAGCAACAGGATTTCAACATCACTCTGCTCTCTGGCAACCATGAGGAGAAGTTCGCGCTCTCACGGATCGACAAAACTGATCTGGCGCATTGGTTGGAGGCTTGGGGTGGCGTGGAGACCTTGGAATCCTATGGCCCGGGTGGCATGGACGATGTGCCGGCGTCGCACTGGGAGTTTGTCCGCACACTGAAACCCTACGTGGAAACCGACAGCCATATCTTCGTGCACGCCAACCTGGAGGCGGATGTGCCGCTCAGCGAGCAGCTGCCATTCACCATGATTCATAAGAAGTTCGGCACGCCAAAACCCCACATGTCCGGCAAGGTCATGATCTGCGGCCACACCGCCCAGAAGAACCATGTGCCACTGAATCTGGGGCACGCCGTGTGCATCGATACCGACCCTGGTCGTGGCGGCTGGCTCACCTGTCTTGAGGTGGAAACCAGTCACTACTGGCAAGTGAACGCCGAGGGCGAGGTGCGCGAAGCCGAGCTCGGAGAGCCTGAATCGATCTGAGCTGGCTGACGGTTAGGAATCGGACGGCTTGCCGAGGTGGATCAGCTTTTTGTTGATGAATTCCAGGATGCCGAGCTGCGAGAGTTCGCGGCCGTAGCCTGAATTCTTTGTGCCGCCGAAGGGGAGTTCGGCTTGGGACTTTGTCGGGCGGTTGATGAACACCATGCCGGTGTCGATTTGCTCCGCCACTTTGCGTGCTCGCTCGATGTCCGCACTGAACACGGAGCCGCCGAGGCCGTAGGACGAGTGGTTGGCGAGCTCGATGGCTTCGGCTTCATCCTTCACCACGTAGACGGTGGCCACGGGACCGAACAGCTCTTCATCAAAGGTGGGCATGTCCGGTGTCACATCGGTGAGAATAGTGGGCTGGTAGAACGCTCCTTTTTCCAAAGCACCCTCGGTAGCTCGACCGCCGCCGGTGACCACGGTGGCACCGGCATCGATGGATCTCTGAACCTGCTCGGCGAGTCGCACCGCGGCGCCTTCGGTGGAGAGCGGGCCGAGGTCGGTGCTGTCGTCGAGCGGATCGCCCAGCGTCATGGACTCGACCTGTTTTTTAAATCCCTCGAGGAAGGATTCGGCGAGTGGCTCGACCACGATAAAGCGTTTCGATGCCACGCAGGACTGGCCGTTGTTCACCATACGGCCTTTCACCGCCATCTTCACAACCTGATCCAAGTCCGCGTCATCGAGGACGATGAAGGCATCATTGCCGCCGAGCTCGAGCACCGAGCGCTTGATGTTCTTTCCTGCCTCTGCAGCCACCGAGGCACCGGCAGCTTCGCTTCCTGTTAGGGAGACGCCGGCGATTTTATCATCCCCGATGATGGTGGCGACAAACTCCGAGGGGATGAACAAATTGGTGAACACGCCTTGCGGAAATCCACACTGCGTGAACAGCTTCTCAATGGCTTTGGCACACTGGGGAACGCAGCTGGCGTGTTTGATTAAGCAGGTATTGCCGGCCATGATGTTAGGGGTGGCAAATCGGATGACCTGGTAGAAGGGGAAGTTCCACGGCATAACTCCCAGAAGTGCCCCAATCGGCGCATGCTGAATATAGGCATCGGCGTCCTCCACATCCATCGGTTGATCGGCGAGAAATTCCTCGGCCCCATTGGCGTAGAACTCCGCGATGTGGGCGCAGTATTCAATTTCTCCCATCGCCTCTTCCAGACGTTTGCCCATTTCCAGGGAAATCATCTTGGCGTATTCTGTCTGGTATTCGCGCAGTCGGGCCGACAGCTTGAGCATCATCTTTTTACGATAGTCAAAGCTGGTTTGGCGCCAGGAACCGAAGGCATCGTGGGCGGTCGAGACGGCTTGCATCGCCTCCTCCCTGGTCATGGGTTCAAAGGTTTTCAGGACTTCGCCGTTGGTGGGATTGATGGACCTAATTGACATATCTTACCCATAAGCCCTCGATCATGGTCGGTCAAAAAATTTGATCGTCTTACGCGCTATATAACTCCGGACTTGTTAGTTGGGGGATTTTTGTATAGCTCGGGCCATGGCTACGATTTCTTGTCCGATTTGCACTGTTGATGATGTCCTTGAACATAAAGATAAATACGAATGCATGACCTGTGGTCACGAGTGGGATAAAGAGGTGACCGAGGAAGAGGATGCCGATGAGGAGCGCGTGGTCAAGGACGCCTACGGCAATGTGCTCGAAACCGGCGACGTGGTTCAGATGATCAAAGACCTGAAGCTCAAAGGAACTTCTAAAGTCCTGAAAAGTGGGATGAAATCCAAGCCGATCCGCATCGTCGACGGCGACCACGAAATCGACTGCCGCATGGACGGTGTCTCGATTGCGCTGAAGGCTCAGTTTGTCAAGAAGGTGCAGAAATAGCGCCTAGCTCGTCTCGCGTGATTCCACCGTCAGCACGCCTCGCCAATCGCGGCGCAGGCGGATCCGTTCGCGCACCCGGTCTTTCGATTTCAGTCCTCCGTATTCGATGCTGAGGTCTGCGCTCATGCGGCGGATTTGCATCTTGGTGAAGCGCAGCACCGGGTCACGTTTCTCCCGGAGGAAGCAGAACAACGGCACATCGTGCTGGTCGGCATTCCACAGATAAGTGGCAGGAGGAAAATCATCGATCTCCGCGAGCGCCATGAAGACCTCGCGCAGTTCCGTCTCCGTGTGCTCCTTGGTGAGCCGACGCACTGCCGATTTGCATCGCCAGCTTTCCATCAGTGCGAGCTTGGGATCGGCGCGGTCTTCTTCGATCTCGCGCAGTGCTAACAGAAATTGCTGACGCATGCCCTCGATCCATTGCTCGCGGGTGATTTCACCGGATTGATACCAGGCAAACAGACGGTTGGGCGACGGCAGGTTACGCGGATTCATGTGAGGACTAGCTTATCATTGATCGCCGATTATGCGAGTTCGGGAAAACATTGCGCGAAGGAGGGATCGACCGGTGCATGGATGCTGATGGTGTCGTTACTGATCGGATGGCAAAAGCGGATCCCTTGCGACTGGAGTAGCATTCGACTGCCGGTGCCGAGCTGTTCGCCCAAGCGATTGCAGCGGTCGATGCCGCCGTAGCGGTAGTCGCCAACGATGGGTAAGCCGATATGTTCCAGGTGCCGACGAATCTGGTGGTAGCGGCCGGTGTGAGGGGTGGCCTCGATCAATGAGAGGGTGTCGGCCTGTTCTCCGGCGAGGGCATTTGGCTGGCGAGAGCTCATCAGCCTGAAGCTGGTGTGGGCCTCGCGGATCGGTTGGGTCTCTGATTTCTGAATCGGCTCGCGGCACTCCCATGCGTTCTGCTTAGGGATGCCATTGACTACCGCCCAGTAGGTCTTCTGCACCTCGTGACGTTCCAGCGCGCGGTGCAGGTGCTTGGCGACCACGGAGTCGATGCCAAAGAGCAGCACCCCGGTGGTGGGGCGATCGATGCGGTGCACGTTATACACTTTCCGCCCAATCTGATCGCGGAGAATCTTCATCGTTACCAGGTCGCCATCCTGAGGGGCGTCCGCGGGGTGCACCAGGTGCCCGGCAGGTTTATCGACGGCGATCAGCCAATCGTCCTGATAGAGAATCGGCAGTGGTGGGATCTCGGTTTCCATGGGCGCCGTGAACATGGCGGCAGACGCTGAAGATTTCAACCCCGACGACTACCGAGCTCGCTTTTTGATTGCCCGTGGGGGTGGAGTCGGCAGGATATCGGTCCACGCCCATGGACGCCTACACCCAGAAACGCCTGCTGATCCTTACGCTTCTGTTAGGAGGAGTGATCGGTGGTATGATGTCGCTCAGCGATAAGGTGAAGCGTGAAAATGCGGCGGCTGAGGACGAGTCGACAGCCATCTCCTTCACCCCCACCCCCTATGATTACCAACTGCGTGAACCGTCAACGGATGGCACGGGGAAAATCTACATGGGCCGCGAAATCTCCCAGGTGATGGGGCATGAGGGGATCGATTGGCTTGAGCGCTCGACCCGCGAGCAGGAAGAAAACCCAAAGCGGGCAGTGCAGGGGCTGACGCTGAAACCGGATGCGGTGGTGGCCGACATCGGTGCCGGCTCTGGCTACTACACCTTTCGCATTGCACCCTTGGTGCCGGAGGGCAAGGTGATCGGGGTGGATGTTCAGCCTGAGATGGTGGCCTATCTTTATCAAAAAAGTCAGCAGCTGGCAGTGACCAACGTGGAAGCGCATTTGGGAAACGTGGATAACATCCGTCTGCCCGAGGCCTCACTGGATGCGGCGATCTTGGTGGATGCCTACCACGAATTTTCTCATCCCAACGAGGTGATGCAGTCGGTTTACCACGCGATGAAACCGGGTGGTCGGCTTTACTTGTTAGAATACCGGGCGGAAGACGACAGCGTGCCGATCAAGCCGCTGCACAAGATGTCGCAAGCGCAGGCGATCAAAGAAATGGAAGCGGTCGGTTTCCGTCACCTGCGCACCGAGGATTTTCTTCCGTGGCAGCATTTCATCGTCTTTGAGAAGTAGCGGGCGCTAATTTCCTGTGCTTTCCAGTCGATGCGGAATACAAGGCCTGCATGCGACCGCTCTTTGAAGAAATCGATTACCAGTCCACGCCCTTGGGCGATGTTATTTTACGTCGCCGCACCATGATGACGCTGGATAACTTGGAAGTCTACGAGATCATGCTCGGTGAGGATTTCCTGATGTCGAGTTTGTTCACGGTGGTGGAAGAAGAGCTGTCGCGGCTCGGTCTCGCTGCCACCCAGAAGGTCTTTCCTGACACCAAGCTGGATGTGGTGGTCGGTGGTCTGGGGCTTGGCTACACCGCCAAAGTGGCCCTCGATCATGCCTCGGTAGGCTCGCTCAATGTGGTCGATTATTTACAACCGGTGATCGACTGGCATCAGCGCGGACTGGTGCCGCTCGGCCCGGAACTCACCGCCGATCCACGCTGTCGTTTTGTTCATGGCGACTTTTTCAAATGCGCCCTCAGCGATGGTCCGGGTTTCGATCCGGATGACGCCGGGATGAAGTTTCACGCGGTGCTTCTCGACATCGATCACTCGCCAGACCATTTGCTCAATGAGGCGCATGGCAACTTCTATCAGGCGGAAGGGCTCAAGCAGCTGGCTGGCCGACTGCACGATGGCGGCGTGTTCGGGCTGTGGTCCGATGACCCGCCTGAGGAAAAGTTCATGGCAGCGCTGAACGAGGTGTTTGCCTCGGTGGAGACCTACGTGGTGCCCTTCAAGAACCCGATCTTGGGTCGCGACTCGGAGAGCACGGTCTACGTCGCCCGACGCGCCTAGGCGACTCGCTGATTATTTGGCAAAGCGGATCGAGTGCATCACCTGCTGGGCGAAGCCATTGCGCAGGCGGTCTTTCAAGCTGTTAGGCTCGCCGGCTGAGCCATTGAGCATCAGCACCGCTGCTGCACCCTCGGCTTTACCTTCCTGGAGGATGCCGGCGAATTTGACAAAAAACTTCCTGCCATCCTGATGCGCCATCTGGGTGACGATGATGCCGGCATGATAAGGCCCGACCTTGGTTTGATAACGCCCGATGATTTTGGCGTCCTGGTATCCTTGGAAAAACTTGGGGACCATCTGCTTTTCCAAGAGCGTCACGGCCCGGTGCACGCGGGCGTTCATCGGCGCAGTGGGATCCACGGCGAGGCTGGTGAAACGCACGCTTTGAAGATATTCCTTATCGGCATTGGTCAGGGTGAAGCGCACGGTTTCGGGCACTTGCGGGTGACCCATGATCATGACGTGCTCGGTGGTCGGTAAGGTGACGGAAAATGGAGCGGCAATAATTTTGTCCGACCCCTTGGACTTGGCAAAACTGGCATCCACATTGACCAGCTTTCCTTTGCCAGTGATGTTATCGACTTTTTCCTCAATGGTGCGCAATGGGGGCAATTTTTTCGGTTCAGCCTTTGGGCTGGCCGGTCCACCCTGCTGTGGTGGGAATTTAAACCCAGGATAGTTCGCAGCCATCAATTCTTGGTTCCAGTGCTTCTTGCTCAGCGTGACGAGTTTACGAAACGGTTCCTCCTTTTCAGGTTTGGCCCGTAGAGTGAAGTGCCGAGCGAGCAGGGCTTTGCCGTTTTTAGCTGGGTAATAAACGAAGGTGTTGAACTTGATCATGCGCTCATTTTTCTCGTAGTAGCTGATGCCTGAGAGCTTGGGGTCTTTGATAGGAATGATCTCAGCACTCACGCCTTCCTTGGCCAAATTAGCCTTCATGTTGTTCACATATTGAGCTGCATCATGGATGCCGGGGTAGACATACATACTGACCTTATGCGTCCAGGTGGTGGGCGTTTGTTTAGGCAGGTAGTAGCTATTGATGAGCACTGTTTTCCCCTGAGTCACCATCCCTCGGGTGTAGGTTTGTTTGGAAAAAGTGAGAGTGACCTCCTGATCTTCCTTAACAGGCGCAGCGGCTGGAGCTTGGGCTAGGATTACGTGTGGCGATGCCAGCATCAAGGCTGAGGAAACTAACAGATGGGGGTATTTCAAGAGTTTCATAATCGACACTCTCTCATAAGATATCAAATGCAGGAAGCCTATTCAGATGTGAATAGATGGTTGTTATCAGTAGATTGTGATGATTTCTGCCAAGCCGATTGCCGTTTATTCTGCCAAGATTCTTAGAAATCGTTTGTCGGTGGGCGTCGTGCTGTCGTCTGCTTCGATCATGACACGTTGGAAATCGCTTCCTAACAGAGGGTGGCTTTCCGCTGAGATTTCTGTGGATGGTAGCGTCCAGCTACTGAGGTCATTCGATACCTGCACAGTATAAGTGAGCGCATGGCTGCCAGACACACGGCGGTTGTAGGTGACCTCTAATTTTCCTGAGCTTGAGTTAAAACTAACTTCGGGAGTTGGTAGACTTGGGTCTGCGATATGAGGGTTACCTCCGAAGGCATACTCTGAGAGGGCGCTGACACCATCCAGATCGCCGTCGCTTGTCCACGCAGGCAAGTGGTTGCCATGATGTCGATACCACCATGCGCCGGCTGCTTGTTCATTGGCGTTAACAAGTGTGACGATTTCGCTGGAAGTGAGCGCTGCGTGGAAAATTTTCAGCTCGTCAATCTCGCCGCCGAAGTTGTAGCCGGAAGCATGGGGCGATGCCCCGATCATGATCGCAGAGCCGGCCGCGGTGTTGATGCTGGCGCTGCTGGAGTTGCTGACATTCTCCAACATTCCATCGACGTAAAGCCTGGCTTCATTGACATCGGTGCTGCCATTCTGATCGAAGTCATCGACCACGACCGCCACGTGGTGCCAGCTGCCATCGTTCAAGGTGGTGCTGCCTTTGATGAAGCCGTTTTGCACTTCCAGTCGGAGCACTTGGTTGGTG
This window of the Oceaniferula flava genome carries:
- a CDS encoding M60 family metallopeptidase, with translation MLSLSLGKIACISALGILPLVAKPDVDAIIVDIQQFSQLDKDRQETLLTEFSRREWRKLSQDQRTAISEACYQQSQQLIGKNAKGQLKSVKSTGAKNILKIAGDYLSTLPADKTPAHPRAADLYGPIPNDAPRVTRSVPVSPSVVRWQATGLYAAPGEVVQLEFPQAWVNQGLKVQISGHRDRIPLKKALLRLPSSPARSFPVNQKTLQVAAAFGGAIYIDLGNQQRKGDAFHVKVSNALVAPYFVLGKSKVSDWKSSLRHAPAPYAELVSDRIALSFPSEWIRDIEDPTALLEYWDHVVALHDELGGMAHTRFGPERVNVDVQISVGLFHAGYPAQGPQKQCRGVVDLKKLKTQGNWGWFHEMGHESQRRPDKAWSWNNPYTFDSSIEVTVNLFSAHAMDRMKMMDRGGWSWTASPEKVTARAQQALSSKKSYPEMGAAEKLAMYLQLRDQFGWSAIQKVLTSYSADQDQRPGSLPKENQAKRDLFLVKMSKATGKNLTPFMQEIWGIHFSPEAVAQVKALPVWVPEGFKKFL
- a CDS encoding MFS transporter, whose translation is MNQPASKWHHVILIAGILLIGMNLRPSITAVSALAERMYQDGLSRETIGSLTAIPLVLFGVVGLWAGWMGKLMGFARALGLGLLLIALGCWLRSAPGPMELVWRMAGTILLGGGIALGNVLLPGLVKSRYPKHVGVLTSLYATAMNLGAASGIAFSVPLANVLPGDWRAAMAAWGVFAAMVLLLWSPQMLAPPAARKREHPLAGVYRLARQKRAWQVAIYMGLQSWVFFSAVAWLPTLLQSRGMEEITAANWVVTMQLLGCAASLVVPTLAGRSASQTVWTSVCAITAILGLIGVVFLPGIGQILSLLLLGLGLNAGFGMVLLVIALRSESPEVAASLSSMAQATGYLLSSPGPWLVGLLSTTSGGWTLAFGVVILMACIGGVAGYLSGRPGELSFNE
- a CDS encoding C-terminal helicase domain-containing protein; this translates as MPAASHSIYEVFDHQKLDLFLHLLGGLDASESVLVLVHTRDVLHELTSELARAEVSVESVHGNKKAELRDRALKAFADGSLRVLITTDAVGRNLDLTGVQHVIRYDFPENSESYGYYAELAAGQVISLMLPKQATQLAKLESAHGAAIPLLMAEGFPYASQPDHSKSPRKKGGKAKGIRSKPLQNKKPKLKNKRGR
- a CDS encoding alkaline phosphatase D family protein produces the protein MKSLFVFLAACTAVAPCLAKVPGPKDPKFVSLREAHDGRTVIDLKILNQFEDQPKEVQAFYTEARAAILAEDADQLAKVCQKYGHAIIGSPMLGTISDSGVSIKVHSPVPTGLKVVLSASGSQQEFVQDDKKRINTVACSGLKADTAYSYEIFNDQGVSLGSGKFTTAPAAGSAASYKIAIGADFHKIGLHRPELLDMVRQRGNRAMVLLGDLAVDGRKTIPTRNIDYLLRDVSPVWQRLAANVPTYTSWDDHDYFGNDTSGDYHAKSSTPIPVKAMRKNWKRMWNNPESDIPREGIYFQTVIGDTQLIMLDTRSCRSHEKQGQLYSFLGKDQTDWLKKTLKESQSPVILISSGTMWSDYISQGKDSWGTWDREGREEIYQLIDGLEDKKVLLFSGDRHGAHAFRIKRPNGKDLIEFGVGALGGVPGGGVAKDRSTQLFAYRGVGFWALGELEFRVENGQHKVTFRLIDPEGKILEKVEI
- a CDS encoding metallophosphoesterase family protein, whose protein sequence is MRTLAIGDIHGCIAPLKQLWEVIDPQPEDRIIFMGDYVDRGPDSKGVIDFLIELQQQDFNITLLSGNHEEKFALSRIDKTDLAHWLEAWGGVETLESYGPGGMDDVPASHWEFVRTLKPYVETDSHIFVHANLEADVPLSEQLPFTMIHKKFGTPKPHMSGKVMICGHTAQKNHVPLNLGHAVCIDTDPGRGGWLTCLEVETSHYWQVNAEGEVREAELGEPESI
- a CDS encoding NAD-dependent succinate-semialdehyde dehydrogenase — protein: MSIRSINPTNGEVLKTFEPMTREEAMQAVSTAHDAFGSWRQTSFDYRKKMMLKLSARLREYQTEYAKMISLEMGKRLEEAMGEIEYCAHIAEFYANGAEEFLADQPMDVEDADAYIQHAPIGALLGVMPWNFPFYQVIRFATPNIMAGNTCLIKHASCVPQCAKAIEKLFTQCGFPQGVFTNLFIPSEFVATIIGDDKIAGVSLTGSEAAGASVAAEAGKNIKRSVLELGGNDAFIVLDDADLDQVVKMAVKGRMVNNGQSCVASKRFIVVEPLAESFLEGFKKQVESMTLGDPLDDSTDLGPLSTEGAAVRLAEQVQRSIDAGATVVTGGGRATEGALEKGAFYQPTILTDVTPDMPTFDEELFGPVATVYVVKDEAEAIELANHSSYGLGGSVFSADIERARKVAEQIDTGMVFINRPTKSQAELPFGGTKNSGYGRELSQLGILEFINKKLIHLGKPSDS
- a CDS encoding zinc ribbon domain-containing protein YjdM, which translates into the protein MATISCPICTVDDVLEHKDKYECMTCGHEWDKEVTEEEDADEERVVKDAYGNVLETGDVVQMIKDLKLKGTSKVLKSGMKSKPIRIVDGDHEIDCRMDGVSIALKAQFVKKVQK
- a CDS encoding pseudouridine synthase, whose translation is METEIPPLPILYQDDWLIAVDKPAGHLVHPADAPQDGDLVTMKILRDQIGRKVYNVHRIDRPTTGVLLFGIDSVVAKHLHRALERHEVQKTYWAVVNGIPKQNAWECREPIQKSETQPIREAHTSFRLMSSRQPNALAGEQADTLSLIEATPHTGRYHQIRRHLEHIGLPIVGDYRYGGIDRCNRLGEQLGTGSRMLLQSQGIRFCHPISNDTISIHAPVDPSFAQCFPELA
- a CDS encoding class I SAM-dependent methyltransferase yields the protein MDAYTQKRLLILTLLLGGVIGGMMSLSDKVKRENAAAEDESTAISFTPTPYDYQLREPSTDGTGKIYMGREISQVMGHEGIDWLERSTREQEENPKRAVQGLTLKPDAVVADIGAGSGYYTFRIAPLVPEGKVIGVDVQPEMVAYLYQKSQQLAVTNVEAHLGNVDNIRLPEASLDAAILVDAYHEFSHPNEVMQSVYHAMKPGGRLYLLEYRAEDDSVPIKPLHKMSQAQAIKEMEAVGFRHLRTEDFLPWQHFIVFEK